One Phaseolus vulgaris cultivar G19833 chromosome 2, P. vulgaris v2.0, whole genome shotgun sequence DNA window includes the following coding sequences:
- the LOC137812401 gene encoding LOW QUALITY PROTEIN: cytochrome P450 71AU50-like (The sequence of the model RefSeq protein was modified relative to this genomic sequence to represent the inferred CDS: inserted 1 base in 1 codon), whose protein sequence is MIWISIILLSLAYLWLRRRNSKGKKLPPGPRGLPILGSLHKLGANPHRDLHQLALKYGPVMYLRLGFVPTVVVSSPQAAELFLKTHDLVFASRPPHEAAKYISWDQRNLSFAEYGSYWRNMRKMCTLELLSQSKINSFRSMRTEELDLLVKVLREAADVGAAVDLSAKVSTVSADMACRMVLGKKYMDRDLDEKGFKAVMQEGMHLSATPNMGDYIPYIAALDLQGLNKRMKVVGKIFDDFFEKIIDEHMQSEKEENKTKDFVDVMLGFVGTEESEYRIERPNIKAIMLDMLAGSMDTSATAIEWTLSELLKNPRVMKKLQVELENVVGMEKKVEESDLEKLEYLDMVIKESLRLHPVAPLLIPHQSTEDCMVGDFFIPKKSRLIVNALXRDPDAWIEAEKFWPERFEGSNIDVRGREFELIPFGSGRRGCPGIQLGLTVIRHTVAQLVHCFDWKLPNDMMPAELDMADEFGLTMPRANHLLAIPSYRLSLERD, encoded by the exons ATGATTTGGATATCAATTATTTTGCTTTCTCTTGCTTATCTGTGGCTGCGGAGACGCAATAGCAAGGGAAAGAAATTACCACCTGGTCCAAGAGGGTTGCCAATTTTGGGAAGCCTTCACAAGTTGGGAGCAAATCCTCATCGTGATTTGCACCAACTAGCTCTAAAATATGGACCTGTCATGTACTTACGCTTAGGTTTTGTGCCCACCGTTGTTGTTTCGTCACCCCAAGCTGCTGAACTCTTCCTCAAGACCCATGATCTTGTCTTTGCCAGTAGACCACCACACGAAGCTGCAAAATACATCTCTTGGGATCAGAGAAACTTAAGCTTTGCTGAATATGGTTCTTACTGGCGCAACATGCGCAAGATGTGCACGTTGGAATTGCTAAGCCAGAGCAAAATTAACTCCTTCAGAAGCATGAGGACAGAGGAGCTTGACCTATTGGTCAAGGTTCTGAGAGAGGCAGCCGATGTCGGAGCTGCTGTAGATCTCAGTGCCAAAGTTTCAACAGTCAGCGCAGACATGGCTTGTAGAATGGTTTTGGGGAAGAAGTACATGGACCGGGACTTGGATGAGAAAGGGTTCAAGGCTGTGATGCAAGAGGGAATGCATTTATCAGCAACTCCTAACATGGGAGATTACATTCCTTACATTGCTGCACTTGACCTCCAAGGCTTAAATAAGCGCATGAAAGTAGTTGGCAAAATCTTCGATGACTTCTTTGAGAAAATTATTGATGAGCACATGCAATCAGAGAAGGAAGAAAACAAGACAAAGGATTTTGTGGATGTCATGTTGGGGTTTGTGGGTACTGAAGAATCTGAATACCGCATCGAGAGGCCCAATATCAAAGCCATAATGTTG GATATGTTGGCCGGTTCGATGGATACTTCTGCTACAGCAATAGAGTGGACACTTTCGGAGCTGCTAAAGAATCCAAGGGTGATGAAGAAACTCCAAGTGGAATTAGAAAACGTGGTGGGTATGGAGAAAAAGGTGGAGGAATCAGACTTAGAGAAGTTAGAGTATTTGGACATGGTGATAAAGGAAAGCCTGAGGCTGCATCCAGTGGCACCATTGCTGATACCACACCAGTCCACAGAGGACTGCATGGTTGgagatttttttattcctaaAAAATCAAGGTTGATAGTGAATGCAT TGAGAGACCCAGATGCTTGGATTGAGGCAGAGAAATTCTGGCCAGAGAGATTTGAGGGAAGCAACATTGATGTGAGAGGGCGTGAGTTTGAGCTGATACCATTTGGGTCAGGGAGAAGGGGATGTCCAGGAATACAACTTGGTCTAACTGTGATTCGTCACACAGTGGCTCAACTTGTCCATTGTTTTGATTGGAAACTGCCAAATGACATGATGCCAGCTGAGTTGGACATGGCAGATGAATTCGGACTCACAATGCCCAGAGCTAATCATCTACTTGCCATTCCTAGCTATCGACTTTCCCTTGAGAGGGACTAA
- the LOC137812402 gene encoding cytochrome P450 71AU50-like, giving the protein MIWLAVFAVGLTSLWLWRRTNKNGKRLPPGPKGFPILGSLHLLGAKPHRDLHQLAQKYGPIMHLRLGFVPTIVVSSPHAAQLFLKTHDLIYASRPPLEVANYISWGQRNLAFAQYGSYWRSTRKMCTSELLSHAKINSFRPLREEELDLLVKHLREAAKDGAVVDVSAKVAALSADSACRMILGKKYMDQELDEMGFKAVMKELMYLAAAPNMGDYIPYIGKLDLQGLIKRMKVMRKIFDEFFDKIIDEHIQSEKGEEEVKDFVDVMLGFVGTEELGFRVEIPNIKAILLDLLVGSIDTSATAIEWTLSELLKNPRVMKKLQVELESVVGMKRKVEESDLEKLEYLDMVIKESLRLHPVAPLLVPHQTTEDCMVGDFFIPKNSRLIVNAWAIMRDPGAWIEAEKFWPERFEGSNIDVRGREFELIPFGSGRRGCPGIQLGLTVIRHTVAQLVHCFDWKLPNDMMPDELDMADEFGLTMPRANHLLAIPSQRLYTQSD; this is encoded by the exons atgatttggttagCAGTTTTTGCAGTTGGGCTTACTTCCCTGTGGCTATGGAGAAGAACCAACAAAAATGGAAAGAGGTTACCTCCTGGTCCAAAAGGGTTCCCCATTTTAGGGAGTCTTCACTTGTTGGGGGCAAAACCTCATCGTGATCTACACCAACTAGCTCAAAAGTATGGACCTATCATGCACTTGCGCTTAGGCTTTGTGCCAACCATAGTTGTTTCTTCACCCCACGCTGCTCAACTCTTCCTCAAGACCCATGATCTTATCTATGCCAGTAGACCACCTCTTGAAGTTGCAAACTACATTTCTTGGGGGCAGAGGAACTTGGCATTTGCTCAATATGGTTCTTACTGGCGCAGCACGCGTAAAATGTGCACGTCGGAATTGTTAAGCCACGCCAAGATTAACTCCTTTAGACCCCTCAGGGAAGAGGAACTAGACCTGTTGGTGAAGCATCTAAGAGAAGCAGCCAAAGATGGAGCTGTGGTGGATGTGAGTGCCAAAGTTGCAGCACTCAGTGCAGACAGTGCTTGCAGAATGATTTTAGGGAAGAAGTACATGGACCAGGAGTTGGATGAGATGGGTTTCAAGGCTGTGATGAAAGAGCTAATGTACCTGGCAGCAGCTCCTAACATGGGAGATTACATTCCTTACATCGGTAAACTTGACCTTCAAGGCCTAATCAAGCGTATGAAGGTGATGCGCAAAATCTTTGATGAATTCTTTGACAAAATTATCGATGAGCACATTCAATCAGAGAAGGGGGAGGAGGAGGTGAAGGATTTTGTCGACGTCATGTTGGGATTTGTCGGTACAGAGGAATTGGGGTTCCGCGTTGAAATACCCAATATCAAAGCCATATTGCTG GATCTGTTGGTTGGTTCAATAGATACTTCTGCTACAGCAATAGAGTGGACACTTTCGGAGCTGCTAAAGAATCCAAGGGTGATGAAGAAACTCCAAGTGGAATTGGAAAGCGTGGTGGGTATGAAGAGGAAGGTGGAGGAATCAGACTTAGAGAAGTTAGAGTATTTGGACATGGTGATAAAGGAAAGCCTGAGATTGCATCCAGTGGCACCATTGCTGGTACCACACCAGACCACAGAGGACTGCATGGTTGgagatttttttattcctaaAAACTCAAGGTTGATAGTGAATGCATGGGCTATTATGAGAGACCCAGGTGCTTGGATTGAGGCAGAGAAATTCTGGCCAGAGAGATTTGAGGGAAGCAACATTGATGTGAGAGGGCGTGAGTTTGAGCTGATACCATTTGGGTCAGGGAGAAGGGGATGTCCAGGAATACAACTTGGTCTAACTGTGATTCGTCACACAGTGGCTCAACTTGTTCATTGTTTTGATTGGAAACTGCCGAATGACATGATGCCAGATGAATTGGACATGGCAGATGAATTCGGACTCACCATGCCCAGGGCCAATCATCTTCTAGCCATTCCCTCTCAACGCCTTTACACACAAAGTGATTGA
- the LOC137812403 gene encoding pentatricopeptide repeat-containing protein At4g19191, mitochondrial — protein MVSHCCGGVTPCINRSWTLFTWNSNIRHLVNQGHHHNALLLFRHMKRTALTPNNSTFPFLLKACAKLSHLLNSKIIHAHVLKSRFQSNIYVQTAMVDMYVKCGQLEDAHNVFVEMPVRDIASWNAMLLGFAHSGFLDRLSCILRQMRLSGIRPDSVTVLLLMDAILRVRSLTFLGAVHSFGIRIGIHDDLSVANTLIAGYAKCGDLGSAEMVFDEIDTGLRSVVSWNSMIAAYAKFEKYVKAVDCYKGMLDGAFCPDISTILNLLSSCVQPKALFHGLLVHSHGVKLGCDSDVCVVNTLICMYSKGGDVHSARFLFDCMSDQTCVSWTVMISGYAEKGFMSEALTLFNKMEAAGEKPDSVTVLALISGCGQTGALELGKWVDNYSVNKGLKDNVVVCNALIDMYAKCGSFNDAKEVFYGMANRTVVSWTTMITACALNGDVKDALDLFFMMLEIGMKPNHITFLAVLQACAHGGLLESGLECFNMMTQKYGISPGIDHYSCMVGLLGRKGHLIEALEIIKSMPFKPDAGIWSALLSACKLHDEMEMGKYVSEQLFELEPQVAVPYVEMANIYASAEMWDGVADIRRKMKYLQLRKSPGQSIIQVNGRSTVFTVEDRDHPQTLYIYDMLDGLTSHSKKGLLGYVEEMLKVGSEDIYKEKDYVYRAVFGGLV, from the coding sequence ATGGTAAGCCATTGTTGTGGTGGTGTTACTCCATGCATCAACCGTTCATGGACCCTTTTCACTTGGAACTCCAACATAAGACACCTTGTCAATCAGGGCCATCACCACAACGCTCTTCTTCTCTTTCGCCACATGAAGCGAACTGCACTCACACCCAACAACTCCACCTTCCCCTTCCTCTTAAAAGCATGCGCCAAACTTTCCCATCTTCTAAACTCCAAAATCATCCATGCCCACGTCCTCAAATCCCGCTTTCAATCCAACATTTACGTACAAACCGCAATGGTGGATATGTATGTCAAGTGTGGTCAGTTGGAAGATGCACACAATGTGTTTGTTGAAATGCCCGTCAGGGACATTGCTTCTTGGAATGCAATGCTGTTGGGTTTTGCTCACTCTGGCTTTCTTGATAGGCTGTCTTGTATTCTACGTCAGATGAGGCTTTCGGGGATTCGTCCCGATTCAGTTACTGTCTTGCTACTCATGGACGCCATTTTGCGCGTGAGAAGTCTGACCTTTTTGGGTGCAGTTCATTCCTTTGGGATTCGAATTGGTATTCACGATGATCTTTCCGTGGCTAACACTTTGATTGCTGGATATGCCAAGTGTGGTGACTTGGGCTCGGCAGAGatggtgtttgatgaaattgACACTGGTCTGAGGTCTGTTGTGTCCTGGAATTCTATGATTGCAGCATATGCGAAATTTGAAAAGTATGTCAAGGCTGTTGATTGTTACAAAGGGATGCTAGATGGTGCGTTTTGCCCGGACATTAGCACAATTCTCAATTTGCTTTCGTCATGCGTGCAACCTAAGGCACTGTTTCATGGTTTGCTAGTACATTCTCATGGAGTTAAGTTGGGTTGTGATTCTGATGTATGTGTAGTGAATACTCTTATTTGTATGTATTCCAAAGGCGGGGATGTCCATTCGGCAAGATTTTTGTTTGATTGCATGTCTGACCAAACTTGTGTATCCTGGACTGTAATGATTAGTGGGTACGCTGAGAAAGGATTTATGAGTGAGGCATTGACCCTGTTTAATAAAATGGAAGCTGCTGGTGAGAAACCGGATTCGGTTACTGTGCTTGCTTTGATTTCAGGCTGTGGCCAGACGGGGGCGCTTGAACTAGGAAAATGGGTTGACAATTACTCTGTCAACAAAGGATTAAAAGATAATGTTGTAGTTTGTAATGCACTAATTGACATGTATGCCAAGTGTGGATCTTTTAATGATGCTAAGGAGGTATTCTATGGCATGGCTAACAGAACTGTCGTCTCCTGGACAACCATGATTACTGCCTGTGCTTTGAATGGAGATGTTAAAGATGCTTTAGACCTATTTTTTATGATGTTAGAAATAGGGATGAAACCAAACCACATAACATTTCTTGCTGTTCTCCAAGCTTGTGCTCATGGAGGTTTACTAGAAAGCGGATTGGAGTGCTTCAACATGATGACACAAAAGTACGGCATAAGCCCAGGTATAGACCATTATTCTTGTATGGTTGGTCTTCTTGGTCGTAAAGGACATCTCATAGAAGCTTTAGAAATTATTAAAAGTATGCCTTTTAAACCTGATGCTGGCATATGGAGTGCATTGCTCTCTGCTTGCAAACTTCATGATGAGATGGAGATGGGTAAGTATGTGTCTGAACAGCTATTTGAATTGGAGCCTCAAGTGGCAGTTCCATATGTGGAGATGGCTAACATATATGCATCAGCTGAAATGTGGGATGGAGTTGCAGATATTAGAAGGAAGATGAAATATCTTCAACTGAGGAAATCTCCTGGGCAAAGTATTATTCAAGTGAATGGGAGATCTACTGTATTTACAGTTGAGGATAGGGATCACCCTCAAACCTTGTACATATATGATATGCTAGATGGCTTGACTTCCCATTCTAAAAAGGGACTACTAGGTTATGTAGAGGAAATGTTGAAGGTTGGGAGTGAAGATATATACAAAGAAAAAGACTATGTCTATAGAGCTGTGTTTGGTGGATTAGTTTAA